The DNA sequence GGGTCGCTAGCGTCAATCACATGAACTAAAAGGTCCACATTTTTACTCTCTTCCAAAGTGGATTTGAAGCTAGATATTAACTCGGTTGGTAAGTCTTGAATAAATCCGACTGTATCCGTCACGGTCACATTGAATCTGCCTGTCAGATTGACGCTTTTAGTTGTCGCATCCAAAGTAGCAAAAAGTTCGTCCGCCTCATATTGACTCTTGTTGGTCAAGGCATTCATAATGGTAGACTTTCCAGCATTAGTGTAACCAATCAGACCGATTTTAAAAACACTAGAATCCAAACGTTTTCCCCGTACAGTTGCGCGGTTTTTCTCTACAATTTTGAGTTGGCGCTCGATATCGTGGATCTGATTGCGAACACTACGACGATTGAGTTCCAACTGACTTTCACCAGGACCGCGGGAACCAATTCCCCCAGCCTGACGGCTAAGCATAATCCCCTGTCCGACCAAGCGAGGCAAAAGATATTTAAGTTGAGCCAAGTGAACTTGAAGTTTTCCTTCGTGGCTTCTAGCCCGCATAGCAAAAATATCCAAAATTAATTGCATGCGATCAATAACCTTAACCCCTAGAATTTCTTCCAAATTGATATTCTGGCGAGGTGTCAGACGATTGTTGACAATGACGGTGGAAATCTCATCTGCTTCTACCATACGCTTGATTTCTTCTAATTTTCCAGTACCAACAAAAGTCTTGCTATCATACTTCTCTCGTTTCTGAATGTAAGAGGAAACCACCTGAGCACCAGCAGTCTTGGCTAAACTGGCTAATTCTTCCATAGACATGGAGAAATTTTCTATTCCCTGCAATTCCACTCCAATAAGGATCACTCGTTCCTGCTGTTTTTCTGTTTCAATCATTCAAAAATTCCTCTATATCTTGCATAATCCGCTCTTTGACATTCGGCTCTGAAACCTGATAAAAAGTAGCATTCATGCGATTTCTGAACCAAGTTAGCTGACGTTTAGCAAAGCGGCGAGTATTTTGTTTAAGTTTATTGATAGCTTCCTCTAAGGTCAACTCTCCAGCAAAATAGGGGAAAAGTTCCTTGTAGCCAATTCCTTTGCTGGCTTGGACATGTGGATAGTTGTCATAGAGCCACTTCGCCTCTTCTAAAAGTCCAGCCTTTAGCATTAGATCCACTCGCTGATTGATACGCTCATAGAGAATCTCTCGATCAGCGTCCAGACAAATCAGCATTGTTTCATAATCAGGCTGTTTGTTTTCAAGCTCATTTCCAAAATGAGCAATTTCCAGCGCTCGCATAGCTCTCCTACGGTTAATCTGAGGAATTTCCAATCCCAGCTCTGCTATTTTGCTAAATAGTTCCTCATCAGTCAAAGTATCTAGCTCGGCTCGATAAGCTAAAATCTCCTCATGAGAAGCTGCCCCCCCCAGATGATAGCCCTCCAGCAAACTTTGAATGTAAAGCCCCGTTCCGCCTGCAATAATCGGCAGTTTCCCTTTTGCTACAATCATCTCAACAGCAGCCTCGGCTTCCTTTACAAAGTCAAAGGCTGAATAAGACTCGGTCACTTCCCGGACATCTATCAAATAATGAGGAATCCCCTCCTGCTCATCTGGACTGACTTTAGCCGTTCCGATGTCCAGTTTTCTATAAACTTGCTGACTATCACCACTAATAATCTCACCATTGAAACGTTTTGCGAGGTCTATGCTGAGAGCTGTTTTTCCGACAGCAGTTGGTCCTACAATTACAATTATCTTGGTTTTCATATTTTCCCTTGAAAAAAATTTAATTTTTCGTTACTATATATTATAACATAAATAAAGTTCAGAAAAGGAGAAATCTCATGGCTAAAGGATTTGTTAAAGGTGTTGTAACTGGCGTAGCTGGTACTGTTGCTGCTGTTGCAGGTGCAGTTTATACATTCAAGAAAAAAGTGATTGAACCTGAAGAAAAGAAAGCAGCTTTCATCGAAGAAAACCGTAAAAAAGCAGCTCGCAAACGTGTATCACATTAATAGCTTATATATTATAAAAACTCCAATGGATAACTCACTAGAAAAATGAGTATCTGTTGGAGTTTTTTTGTAAAATATTTTTCTCATACTGCAACGGTCAGTTTTTTATTCATAACGCAAGGATTCAATCGGATCTAATTTAGAAGCCTTATTAGCCGGCAAAATACCGAAAACAATCCCGATAGTTGCAGAAAAGAGCACACTTCCGACAGCAGATACTGTCGTAATGGTAGGTGGAGCTCCGAAAAATGCATCCAAACTATGACCGATAGATGCCACGATAAGAGCTGCTAAAGCAAGCCCAATCAAACCGCCAATCGCTGTCAACACCATTGACTCAATGACAAATTGCATCAAGATATTCCCACGTGTGGCTCCAAGGGCTTTCCGAAGACCGATTTCACGGGTTCGTTCTGTTACCGATACAAGCATAATATTCATAACACCGATACCACCAACGAGAAGTGCTATCCCGGCAATCGCTCCAAAAACCACTTGCACAATGGCAACCTGACTTTGAATCGCAGCCAATTGACTGGCTTGATCAAACATCTGGTACTCGCCTTCTCTCACACCAGACAATTTTGTCATCAAGCGCGCAGCTGCGCTTCCGTCTTTCAGCACATCATCTAATTTTTTAACATGTACCACGACATTCATAATCTCAGCAACATTGTATTCAGCTGCCAACTGAGTGTTAGCCATTAGTAAATTTCCGTTGTTCATATTGGCTAAGCGATTTCGCGTTTCATTTGGATCTTTATAAACCCCAATCACACGGTAATTATTAGATCCCAGCTGGACAATCTGATTGAGCGCCTTATCTGCACCTCCAAAAAGAATATCAGCTAGTTTCGTATCCAGTAATACAACTCTTGCAAATGTTTGATAATCATTTGATTTCAATGTCCGTCCTGCAACGATTTGGTATTTCTTTACCGTAAAGTAAGTGGAATTGATACCTGTTATAGGAATATTATCCGCCTTTTTCTTACCATAATTTACTGTAGCGGTTGTGTTATTTGTAACATAATAATTGTCAATTCCGCTAATATCATTAACCGCTTGCTTGACCCAAACTTCTTGGATTTGAGGCTCTTCTTCTGTCGAAACTGTCTCATCACCATTTCCACTTTCAGCATCGTCACGCATCTCTTGATACGTCATAACACCATCACCGTTTTTACTTCTCTTGTGTGAGTAAAATAAGGAAACATCTTGCTGTGCACCACCCAGAACATCTGTGAAAGCATTTGACATACCACTTCCTAGAGCCACAATAACCACAACAGACATAACACCAATGATAGTGCCCAACATCGTTAAGAAAGAGCGCATTTTATGCCCTATAATGGAGTTGATTGCAAATTTCCAATTCTGCATCATGCTTCTCCTTTCTTACTGTCTGATGAGATGACACCGTCTCGAATAACGATTTGTCGTTTTGCAAAGGCTGCAATCTCAGGCTCATGAGTGACCATGATAATGGTTTTTCCTTCACGATTTAGCTCCGTCAGCAATTCCATAATTTGCTCACCCGTCTTGGTATCCAAGGCTCCCGTCGGCTCATCTGCTAAGATAATGGAGGGATGATTGACCAAGGCACGCGCAATAGCCACCCGTTGCTTTTGCCCACCAGAAAGTTCTGATGGTAAATGGTGCATCCGCGTTTCTAACTCAACTTTTTTAAGATATTGCTCTGCTAAAGCTTTCCGTTTGGATTGAGAAACCCCTGCATAAATCAAAGGAAGTTCTACATTTTGAAGAGCATTTAATTTTGACAAGAGGAAGAATTGTTGGAAAACGAAGCCAATCTGCTGATTACGCACTTTGGCTAGCTTTTTCTCACTGAGCTTGGCAACTTCTTCACCTTCCAAGTAATATTCACCACTCGTTGGGCGATCCAACATACCAATGATATTCATCAAGGTTGACTTTCCTGAGCCAGAAGGCCCCATAATCGCAACAAATTCACCTTCTTCAACTTCTAAATGAACATCTTTCAAAACTTGAAGCTCCTGATCTCCATTGCGATAACTTTTGCTAACATTTTTTAAATCAATGAGTTTCTTCATACGATTTCACCTCTTGACCGTCTTTCAAGCTATCTGTTGGATTGGTGATAACTTTACTATCTTTTGTCAAACCAGATGAGATTTCTTGATTTTTAGCATCTGCATTTCCTAGTGTCACTTGCACTTTTTTTGTAGTTCCTTTTTCTAGTGTCCAAACATAGTTTTTATTGTTTTCAGAAACAACGCTGCTGACCGGCACTAGAATCCCTCTTGTATTGTTTTTTACTTCAACATTGACGGAAAATCCTTGCTTCAAATCACCAATTTCGCTTGTAATATCTACTGTATAGGGGTATTTTGCTCCTGAATTTGCAGTACCTGCACCAGCTGCTGCTGTATTTTGATTGTCTTTTGGATAATTTGAGATATAGCTGATTTTCCCAGTCCATTTCTTATCTGGATAGACCTTGGACGTAATCGTCACTTCTTGTCCAACTGAAAGATTTGCCAGATTATACTCTGATAGCTCTCCCTTCACTTGCAGGTTTCCGTTATTGACAATATGAACGAGTGTTTGATTAGTACCTGTCGTAGATTTAGAAACATCACGATTGACTTCTACTACAGTTCCATTATTTGTACTGATGACAGTCGTTGCATCTAGTAATGCCTGTGCTTTATTGATATTGTCCACAGCATCTGCGCGATTGTCCTGCAAATCCTTTAATTGAGAATCCACCGAACGTTGTGCAGACGCAGTTGTTTTATTATCTGCCGCTTCATCACCCGTCACATCAACAGTTGTTCCATACGTTTTCAAATCATAAATTTGGCGATCAATCTTGTTTAAAGCACGAACAGCAGCATCATATGTAGCTTGTGCTTCAACACTCTTGTATTGAACTAAAGCTTGTCCGGCTGTAACTTGATCTCCAACATTTACAAGAACATTATCCAAATCGCCCTTTGTCCCGTCATAATAGACATATTGCTCATTGTTAGCCGCAACATTTCCTGACAGCAAAACAGATGAAGCAACTGACCCTTCTTTTGCTTTCTGCACTTGAATCGTTTCTTCTTTATCTTTATCAGCAGTACTATTACCATTAAACAATAACATCGTACCTATCGCTCCTAAAACGACAACCACAGTTACACCAATCAAGCTGTACAACTGCCACTTTTTCAATTTTTTCATCTCTTTCTCCTCCTGATGAAAACGGTCTATTTTTTATATTATAACACATACGATTAAAAATAAGATAACATCTATAAGAAATCCTTTACTCTTTTAACATTCATCTACCTTCTTTCTAGTTATTTTGTATTGTATTAAATATATAACACAATAATACAGTTGAATAATCAAGCCTTTCATCAATTTTTGTAGCAGATTTTTGCAATCATTTTCCAAAAACGTTACAATAATTTCATATTACAGATAAAAGGAGACTCGTATGAGAACATTTGACATCATTGCTATTGGGGGCGGTAGTGGAGGAATTGCGACCATGAACCGTGCTGGAGAACACGGTGCAAAAGCTGCCGTTATTGAAGAAAAGAAATTAGGGGGCACCTGTGTCAACGTCGGCTGTGTTCCTAAAAAAATCATGTGGTATGGCGCCCAGATTGCCGAAGCCATTCGCGATTATGGACCAGACTATGGTTTTACTTCGGATAATCAGCAGTTTGACTTTAAGACGCTTCGGAAGAATCGCGAAGCCTATATTGATCGTGCCCGCAATTCTTACAATAATAGTTTCAATCGAAATGGCGTCGAGCTGATTGAAGGTCGCGCTAAATTCATAGACCGTCATACGGTTGAAGTCAACGGCGAGCTTATCCAAGCCAAGCACATTGTCATCGCAACTGGTGCTCACCCTCATATTCCAGCAGTATCCGGAGCAGAATTCGGTGAAACCTCTGACGATGTTTTTGCATGGGAAAAACTCCCTCAATCCGTTGCCATTCTTGGTGCCGGCTATATCGCAGTTGAACTAGCTGGACTTCTTCATGCTCTGGGTGTAAAAACAGACCTTTTCGTTCGTCGAGATCGTCCTCTCCGCAATTTTGATTCTTATATCATCGATGGTCTTGTGGAAGAAATGAAGAAATCAGGTCCTACTCTACATACGCACAAAATACCAGAAAGGCTTGAAAAACTTGAAAACGGAGCGATTCGCATTACCTTCGAGGACGGAACGAGCCACACCGCTCAACACGTCATCTGGGCAACTGGGCGGACTGCAAACACCAAAGGGTTGAATTTAGAGGCGGCTGGTGTTACCCTAAATTCTCGTGGCTTTATAGCAGTTGACGAATTTCAAAATACAGCAACATCGGGTATTTATGCTCTAGGAGATGTTACAGGCGAAAAAGAATTAACCCCTGTTGCTATCAAAGCAGGTCGTACCTTAGCCGAACGCTTATTTAATGGAAAAACTGAAGCTAAAATGGATTATTCTAACATTCCAACTGTTGTCTTCTCTCACCCAGCGATTGGTACAGTTGGCTTGACCGAAGAGCAGGCGATTCAACAATACGGAGCAGAAAGTATCCATATTTACACTTCTAACTTTGCTTCCATGTATTCAGCTGTCACCCAACACCGACAACAAGCCAAGTTCAAGCTCATTACAATGGGGATAGATGAGAAAATCATTGGTCTCCACGGAATTGGCTATGGAGTTGATGAGATGATTCAAGGCTTTGCAGTTGCTATCAAAATGGGAGCTACCAAAGCAGATTTTGATGCGACTGTCGCCATTCACCCAACCGGTTCAGAAGAGTTTGTCACCATGCGTTAATCGTAGAGACGCTTCTCATAAATATCTTCCTCCCCGAAATTTTCCAACTTTATCTCAATAGTCAGAATTGCAACCAGCGCTTCTGACTATTTTAGTTTACACGATAACTTCTTCTCATTCCATAACTTATTCTTTCATTTTATCCGCTAATCTTACATTTTTGTAAGATTCCTTTTTCCTGTGATTTTTTAGTTAATAAAGAGGTACAGTTTGTTATGATAATATCAAAGCGATTATACGAGGAGGTGCTTTTATGCAAAAGACAAAAACAATTCTGACAACTGTCTTACTTATCTTTTTAAATGTCTTTGGACTAATTGCATTTTTGATATTATTCCTTCGCAGTAAAAATAAAAGGAAAGCAATATCTCAGAAAAAGTAAACATTTTGACAAAAAGGTGAATTCAGTCTATGCTTTTGCCTTTTTATTTAACCCTTGACATTTTCCTTATTTGTTTTATAATAGTTACCATATTATAAAACAAAGGGTTACAATTATGAAAAAATCATTTACTCTCGTCCTTTCTGCTATTAGCGCAGCTTTGATAGCCGTTTTTGCTCAAATTACCATTCCTATCGGTCCAGTTCCTTTTGCTTTGCAAAATATGGCAATTGGCTTAGTGGCTACTATTTTTCATCGAAAAGAAGCTCTATTAGCAGTCGCTCTTTATCTTCTCTTAGGCGCTATCGGTCTTCCTGTCTTTGCAGGAGGAAGCGGTGGATTTCAAGCACTTGTCGGTCCAAATGCAGGTTATCTCTGGTTTTATTTGTTCTACGCCCTAATAACAGCTAGTCTAACTTCCAAAAATAGCAGCTTTTTAACGATATTCGTATCAAATCTACTCGGAGATGCTTTGGTTTTTGTCGGTGGTGTACTTGGTTTAATGTTTCTAGCAGGTTTTCAACTTGATAAAGCTATTACAGTCGGAGTCATCCCCTTCATTTTACCAGATTTCATAAAACTGATTGCAATTAGCTTTATCAGTATACCTATTTTTAAAAGCTTAAAAGATCATCCCTACTTTAAAAATTGATAAAGTTGTCTCACTCCCATTATTAGAACTCACGTGCTGTGGGTTCTTTTTACATTGCTCAAAAAGATTTTTTCATTTTCTTCTTGACAAAAATGACCAACAGTCCTATTATATTTTTAAAAAAAATAACCGACGGTCACCAAAAGGAGCTCACCATGCCTATTAGAAAAGCAGTCCCAAGCGATATTCCAGCACTCAATAATCTCTTAGAGCAAGTCTTGCTTGTTCATCACAACGTCCGACCAGACATTTTCAAAGAGAGTGGTCGCAAATTCAACGATGAACAATTGAAAACACTGATGTCTCAAGAACATACACCAATCTTTGTCTATGAAAATGAAGAAGGTAAAATCTTGGGTCACCTCTTTTGCATCATTAAAGAACCACACAGTCTCGTATTGACACCTATCAAAACACTTTTCATTGAAGACCTTTGCGTTGATGAAAGTGCTCGTGGTCAAAAAATTGGTGAGCAGCTTTGCCGTTTTGCAGAAGAATTTGCCCAAGAAATGGACTGTTACAACTTAACCCTTAATGTATGGAATGATAACGCTGGTGCCTTACGGTTTTATGAACATCAAGGTTTTGAACCACAAGAAACCATCATGGAAAAAGTTTTTAAAAAATAGGAAAAGTTCATGAGTAAGAGAGAAGAGAAGAAAACGGCGACAAAGCAGAACATTACGTTTTTTTCTTCGGTATCAATATTATCGGAGTTTCAATCATCAGTATGCTTAATCGTCGGTTAGTTGATCGTTTTTCTCTACGAAATCTCTTGCGCACTGCCACTAGCTGTGCTCTTGTTTTTGCTCTTTTACTACTACTGTTTAATATTGGAAATTTTCGTAGTCTTTGGGCAGTCGTCTTTCCTATGCTTCTCATTTTTAGTACCAATGGTATCGTTGCAGCATGTTCAAATGCCGCAGCTCTCAATAGCGCAGAGGATTCGATGACAGGTTCAGCAGCCGCTCTCCTTGGCTCTCTCCAATACGGAAGTGGGATCCTTTCTTCCTAGCTCCTCGCTCTTTTTTCAGATGGCCACTCCTAAAGCCATGGTAGTCATTATTTTTCTAGCCATTCTAGCTTCTACTCTAATGGCTTGGATAGCACGAAAATAAACTATAAAATAATAAGACAGAGGTGATATGATCTCTGTCTTATTATTTTATCAGCAAATCCAACAAATCTTGATAGGACTGAAAATTATAAGTCGGTTTCGCTTGCGTATGATTACTCAAACTTTTAGGATTATACCAAGCCGTATCAATGCCTGCATTGTTCCCGCCCGCTATGTCTGCTGTCAAAGAATCTCCAATCATTAGAGTTCGATTTTTGTCAAAATTTGGTATTAGCTCTGCTATTTTTTCAAAAAATAGAGCATCGGGTTTTTGCGTGTGGAGTTGCTCAGAGATGAAAATCTGATTAAAATAGGGGGAGATATCCGAGTGAGCCAGTCGACCAGTCTGAATGAAACCGATACCATTGGTAGCAGCGTAAAGTTCATAATCTGCCTCTGTCAAAACATCCAAGAGCTCACTAGCTCCAGTATAGGTCTGACCATGCTGGGCAATATGCTGCTGGTAATGGAGAGCCAACTCGGCACCGTCCTTATCCATACCAAAGTGGTTAAAGAGACGAGAAAAGCGCGTATTAATCAGTTCAGATTTGGTCAGTTTTTCCTGTTCCAAGTCCCGCCAAAGAGCTTTATTCATAGGAATATAGTAGTCTTTATAAGCCTGAATATCAGCCACACCCTGCTCTTTTAGAAAAGCAGTCAAAGCCAAATCCTCCGCCAAATCAAAATCTAACAAGGTATGGTCAAGATCGAATAGTAGAAATTTGTAATGCAATTTTGTCGTTTTCCTTTCTAGGGGATACAAACTATTTATAATTATTTGGAAAATATTCTTTTCCCAGCTGCCATAAATATTGGTCTATTTGTTTAAGATTGAATTGCTCTAGTCCGTAATAACTTCTAAAGGTCAGAATTAGGTTCTTGAATTGCTGGTAATCCTTTAAATCAGCATTCTTAAACTTTGCAAAATGATCTGTTTTTCTAAAGTACTTCAACACCTTTTCAACATAACTATCGTATATGGGATAGGCTAAAGGATTGTGATGCGAGCAATACTTAGTTGCAAAAGAATAGAATTTTCGCTGCACACCTTCTTTTATGGTTATATTTTGAATTTCATTTACTAGAAAAATATCACCACGCTTCAACCTCTCATCAATATCAAGTGATAAAATATGTTTTGCTACAGGAAATATTGAAAAAATATTAGTACTATAAAAGTCATTTAGTGTTGCAACCTTTAACAGAATATCTGAAATATCTGTATTTTTCGGTGATAGTTCAAAAAACAAGCGATCTAATGCAGTTTCTTGTAATTTATAGCTTTCAAGGTTAGCCCACTCTTGCAAATACTTTTCAACTTCCATGACAGTTGGTCTAGGCACAAGCATGGTACTTCGAGAAGTCTGTAAAACAGAAAGAACAGAATCTGTTAAAGAATCATAGGTATGTCTATCGTCATGACGAATAATAATTTCTTCTGTCTCTAGTTTTTTTAATTCATCTAAGATATTCAATGTGTGATTTTCCTCTCCGTAGATAGATTCAGCAAGTTCACGTTGTTTCATTGACCTACTTTTCAAGAGCTCAATAATTGTTTCTTTTTATTCCATTGTTATCTTGAACTTCCACACTATTCCTAGTTATAATTTGCTAGACTTATTATATCATACAGTATTAACAAACAGTGTTTTTCATAATCAGCTACTTCATCTTCAAATTTTGGGCTTATTAGAAAAAAGCTGGAACAACACTCTCTTCATTTATAATCTAAATTGATTTGGAATGACAAGTACACAAAGTGTAATGAGCACTGAAAATATTTCTGCAGCTGGGAAAATCGTCAACGAAAGAATGATTCCTAAAATCTTAATTGCAATGTCCCACTTCATCCAATGCAAACGACTGATATTCAATTGTTCAATTTCTGCTGTTTGATTGACTTCGACCAATGTGTGATAATACCAAAGGACTGAGAATGAAATCAACAGAACAATGACTCCATAAAATACTCGCATAGTAGCATTGTTAAAATTTGAAGCAACTAATTTTGTCATATAAGGGAAAAATGATGAAAAGAAAAGCATGACTATAGCAGCCCAGACTGTTTTTTGACTAATCTTCTCCACTACCTGCGATGAAGAGTGAAAATTTACCCACATGGCACCGAGCCAGAAAAAGGACAATCCATAGGCAAAAAAATTAGTTCTGAGCTCCCATAGGCCTTGTAAATCAAAGGTTCTCGGCTTTTCCAGTTTCAATACCAAAATGGTCATAATAATAGCAATCACCGCATCAATAAAAGCCCTAAACGCTCTTTATCCATTACTTGACGATTCATTTTTCTCTCCTTTTAAATAGTTCTTTAAAATATGTGACATTATACCACTTTTACAGTTGTAAATCAAAAACATTTAAAAACGACCCAAGCCGTTTTTTTAGTACTTAACAACTCAATTGGCAGAAAATTCTATGATAGAATTTCTTCTAAATTTGCAATAATTTCCCTTAATTGTTTTTCAAGAATTTCAGGGCTAGCAGTAGTGCTCATTAGTAAAGTATTTAAAGATTGCTCAAATTGATTAGGAAGAAGGCTCGCATGCGCTGCTGCATATGACATCATTCTCTTCTCACCGGGGTGAGTCAATTCATTAACTGCGAAAATGATGTCAAAATAGGATTCTAAACAGGCTGCTACACGATGATTGACACTGACAAAGTCTTTTCGTTTTGCTGCTTTTAAAATCTGCGTATCGTAGGACGGCAAATGTCCGGTTAACAAACTAAAATTTCGTGAAATAATGTTGTCTTTTAATTTTGGAGGAAAAGGAACGTCAAACCGTTTTTTCAGTTTTCCGAACTCTCCGTTAGCATCATAAAGAATCTTACAGGTTTTTAAATTGTGCCAAAAGCAGGTGGTGTAGCCATTTCCTGCTTGATGTTTTTCGACAACATTTTCAATATCTTGCGCAAAATCACGAATGTCCCGATAAAGAATATCAATATCAATGCCATTATTTAAGGTACAGTCGTCTTCCAATTCCCAAAATTGATTGCTTATTTCCATATAAGAACAATATTGGGTCAAAATCAACTTCCGACTGTCTTCATCTGGAATGCTCGTGCAGTAAATATATAAATCATAGTCCGAGGTCTCATCATAAGTTTCTCCGCTACGAGATCCGCCTAAGGCAATCGCTGTCACTTCTGGTAAATTGGAAAATGCTTTCCAAAGTTGTGTAAAAACTGTCATTTTCTCCTCCGATATAAAACTTTTCCTTATTATACATTATATTACTACAAGAAAAGACTCCTAAACTTCAATTTAGGAGCTTTTCATGTC is a window from the Streptococcus anginosus subsp. whileyi MAS624 genome containing:
- the hflX gene encoding GTPase HflX, translated to MIETEKQQERVILIGVELQGIENFSMSMEELASLAKTAGAQVVSSYIQKREKYDSKTFVGTGKLEEIKRMVEADEISTVIVNNRLTPRQNINLEEILGVKVIDRMQLILDIFAMRARSHEGKLQVHLAQLKYLLPRLVGQGIMLSRQAGGIGSRGPGESQLELNRRSVRNQIHDIERQLKIVEKNRATVRGKRLDSSVFKIGLIGYTNAGKSTIMNALTNKSQYEADELFATLDATTKSVNLTGRFNVTVTDTVGFIQDLPTELISSFKSTLEESKNVDLLVHVIDASDPNHEEHEKTVLAIMKDLDMLDIPRLPLYNKADKAENFTPTLTPYVLISAKNENSRTVLQNALLNKMRELFVPFRIKVSPSKAYKLHELESLAIIDKREYLEESEMISGYIAEKNKWRL
- the miaA gene encoding tRNA (adenosine(37)-N6)-dimethylallyltransferase MiaA; translation: MKTKIIVIVGPTAVGKTALSIDLAKRFNGEIISGDSQQVYRKLDIGTAKVSPDEQEGIPHYLIDVREVTESYSAFDFVKEAEAAVEMIVAKGKLPIIAGGTGLYIQSLLEGYHLGGAASHEEILAYRAELDTLTDEELFSKIAELGLEIPQINRRRAMRALEIAHFGNELENKQPDYETMLICLDADREILYERINQRVDLMLKAGLLEEAKWLYDNYPHVQASKGIGYKELFPYFAGELTLEEAINKLKQNTRRFAKRQLTWFRNRMNATFYQVSEPNVKERIMQDIEEFLND
- a CDS encoding DUF3042 family protein, with product MAKGFVKGVVTGVAGTVAAVAGAVYTFKKKVIEPEEKKAAFIEENRKKAARKRVSH
- a CDS encoding ABC transporter permease, which produces MQNWKFAINSIIGHKMRSFLTMLGTIIGVMSVVVIVALGSGMSNAFTDVLGGAQQDVSLFYSHKRSKNGDGVMTYQEMRDDAESGNGDETVSTEEEPQIQEVWVKQAVNDISGIDNYYVTNNTTATVNYGKKKADNIPITGINSTYFTVKKYQIVAGRTLKSNDYQTFARVVLLDTKLADILFGGADKALNQIVQLGSNNYRVIGVYKDPNETRNRLANMNNGNLLMANTQLAAEYNVAEIMNVVVHVKKLDDVLKDGSAAARLMTKLSGVREGEYQMFDQASQLAAIQSQVAIVQVVFGAIAGIALLVGGIGVMNIMLVSVTERTREIGLRKALGATRGNILMQFVIESMVLTAIGGLIGLALAALIVASIGHSLDAFFGAPPTITTVSAVGSVLFSATIGIVFGILPANKASKLDPIESLRYE
- a CDS encoding ABC transporter ATP-binding protein, which gives rise to MKKLIDLKNVSKSYRNGDQELQVLKDVHLEVEEGEFVAIMGPSGSGKSTLMNIIGMLDRPTSGEYYLEGEEVAKLSEKKLAKVRNQQIGFVFQQFFLLSKLNALQNVELPLIYAGVSQSKRKALAEQYLKKVELETRMHHLPSELSGGQKQRVAIARALVNHPSIILADEPTGALDTKTGEQIMELLTELNREGKTIIMVTHEPEIAAFAKRQIVIRDGVISSDSKKGEA
- a CDS encoding efflux RND transporter periplasmic adaptor subunit is translated as MKKLKKWQLYSLIGVTVVVVLGAIGTMLLFNGNSTADKDKEETIQVQKAKEGSVASSVLLSGNVAANNEQYVYYDGTKGDLDNVLVNVGDQVTAGQALVQYKSVEAQATYDAAVRALNKIDRQIYDLKTYGTTVDVTGDEAADNKTTASAQRSVDSQLKDLQDNRADAVDNINKAQALLDATTVISTNNGTVVEVNRDVSKSTTGTNQTLVHIVNNGNLQVKGELSEYNLANLSVGQEVTITSKVYPDKKWTGKISYISNYPKDNQNTAAAGAGTANSGAKYPYTVDITSEIGDLKQGFSVNVEVKNNTRGILVPVSSVVSENNKNYVWTLEKGTTKKVQVTLGNADAKNQEISSGLTKDSKVITNPTDSLKDGQEVKSYEETH
- the gorA gene encoding glutathione-disulfide reductase; amino-acid sequence: MRTFDIIAIGGGSGGIATMNRAGEHGAKAAVIEEKKLGGTCVNVGCVPKKIMWYGAQIAEAIRDYGPDYGFTSDNQQFDFKTLRKNREAYIDRARNSYNNSFNRNGVELIEGRAKFIDRHTVEVNGELIQAKHIVIATGAHPHIPAVSGAEFGETSDDVFAWEKLPQSVAILGAGYIAVELAGLLHALGVKTDLFVRRDRPLRNFDSYIIDGLVEEMKKSGPTLHTHKIPERLEKLENGAIRITFEDGTSHTAQHVIWATGRTANTKGLNLEAAGVTLNSRGFIAVDEFQNTATSGIYALGDVTGEKELTPVAIKAGRTLAERLFNGKTEAKMDYSNIPTVVFSHPAIGTVGLTEEQAIQQYGAESIHIYTSNFASMYSAVTQHRQQAKFKLITMGIDEKIIGLHGIGYGVDEMIQGFAVAIKMGATKADFDATVAIHPTGSEEFVTMR
- a CDS encoding biotin transporter BioY, which translates into the protein MKKSFTLVLSAISAALIAVFAQITIPIGPVPFALQNMAIGLVATIFHRKEALLAVALYLLLGAIGLPVFAGGSGGFQALVGPNAGYLWFYLFYALITASLTSKNSSFLTIFVSNLLGDALVFVGGVLGLMFLAGFQLDKAITVGVIPFILPDFIKLIAISFISIPIFKSLKDHPYFKN
- a CDS encoding GNAT family N-acetyltransferase, whose translation is MPIRKAVPSDIPALNNLLEQVLLVHHNVRPDIFKESGRKFNDEQLKTLMSQEHTPIFVYENEEGKILGHLFCIIKEPHSLVLTPIKTLFIEDLCVDESARGQKIGEQLCRFAEEFAQEMDCYNLTLNVWNDNAGALRFYEHQGFEPQETIMEKVFKK
- a CDS encoding YjjG family noncanonical pyrimidine nucleotidase; the protein is MHYKFLLFDLDHTLLDFDLAEDLALTAFLKEQGVADIQAYKDYYIPMNKALWRDLEQEKLTKSELINTRFSRLFNHFGMDKDGAELALHYQQHIAQHGQTYTGASELLDVLTEADYELYAATNGIGFIQTGRLAHSDISPYFNQIFISEQLHTQKPDALFFEKIAELIPNFDKNRTLMIGDSLTADIAGGNNAGIDTAWYNPKSLSNHTQAKPTYNFQSYQDLLDLLIK